In Pseudomonas putida, a genomic segment contains:
- a CDS encoding sulfurtransferase TusA family protein, translating into MSETPTCDAELDASGLNCPLPLLKAKMELNRLASGAVLKVTATDAGSQRDFRTFAQLSGHTLLHETAQAGTYTYWLRKA; encoded by the coding sequence ATGAGTGAGACCCCGACCTGCGACGCCGAATTGGACGCCAGCGGTCTGAATTGCCCCCTGCCGCTGCTCAAGGCGAAGATGGAACTCAACCGCCTGGCCAGTGGCGCGGTACTCAAGGTGACGGCCACCGATGCCGGTTCCCAGCGCGACTTCCGCACTTTCGCCCAGCTCTCCGGTCATACGCTGCTGCATGAAACGGCCCAGGCCGGCACCTATACCTACTGGCTGCGCAAGGCCTGA
- a CDS encoding peroxiredoxin, translated as MAVELNQPVADFQAQATSGQTVSLAELKGRQVVVYFYPKDSTPGCTTQGQGFRDQHAAFEAANTVVFGVSRDGMKSHENFKAKQGFNFELISDKDEALCQLFDVIKLKKLYGKEYMGIDRSTFLIDKNGVLRQEWRGVKVPGHVDAVLKAAQALNEA; from the coding sequence ATGGCCGTAGAACTCAACCAACCCGTCGCCGATTTCCAGGCCCAGGCCACCAGCGGCCAGACGGTCAGTCTCGCCGAGCTCAAGGGACGCCAGGTGGTGGTGTATTTCTACCCCAAGGACAGCACCCCGGGCTGCACCACCCAGGGCCAGGGCTTCCGCGACCAGCATGCGGCCTTCGAGGCCGCCAACACCGTGGTGTTCGGCGTCTCGCGCGACGGCATGAAGTCGCACGAGAACTTCAAGGCCAAGCAAGGCTTCAACTTCGAACTGATCAGCGACAAGGACGAGGCGCTCTGCCAGCTGTTCGACGTGATCAAGCTGAAGAAGCTGTACGGCAAGGAATACATGGGCATCGACCGCAGCACCTTCCTGATCGACAAGAACGGCGTGCTGCGCCAGGAATGGCGCGGGGTGAAGGTGCCGGGGCATGTGGATGCGGTGCTGAAAGCGGCGCAGGCCCTGAACGAGGCCTGA
- a CDS encoding AI-2E family transporter, with the protein MFKVLRDWMQRYFSDEEAVVLAVLLAVAFTAVLTLGGMLAPVLAGMVLAFLMQGLVNALERLRIPTRVAVVLVFALFIGALAVFLLVLVPLLWHQLITLFNELPGMLGKWQSLLLLLPERYPHLVSDEQVLHAIESVRGEIGKFGQWALTFSLSSLPLLVNAMIYLVLVPILVFFFLKDRELIKRWVSGYLPRQRTLLNRVGSEMNRQIANYIRGKGIEILICGIATYIAFISLGLNYAALLALLVGLSVVVPYVGAVVVTVPVTFIALFQWGWGDQFIYLMTVYAIIQALDGNVLVPLLFSEAVSLHPVAIICAVLLFGGLWGFWGIFFAIPLATLIKAVLDAWPRQEPSVSPLL; encoded by the coding sequence ATGTTCAAAGTGCTTCGCGACTGGATGCAGCGCTACTTCTCCGACGAGGAGGCGGTGGTGCTGGCGGTGCTACTGGCGGTGGCGTTCACGGCCGTGCTCACCCTGGGCGGCATGCTTGCGCCCGTGCTGGCGGGCATGGTCCTGGCGTTCCTGATGCAGGGATTGGTCAATGCCCTGGAGCGCCTGCGCATTCCGACGCGCGTGGCGGTGGTGCTGGTGTTCGCCCTGTTCATCGGCGCCCTGGCGGTGTTCCTGCTGGTGCTCGTGCCGCTGCTCTGGCACCAGTTGATCACCCTGTTCAACGAGTTGCCGGGCATGCTCGGCAAATGGCAGTCGCTGTTGTTGCTGTTGCCCGAGCGCTATCCGCACCTGGTATCGGATGAGCAGGTGCTGCATGCCATCGAGTCGGTACGTGGCGAGATCGGCAAGTTCGGCCAGTGGGCGCTGACGTTCTCGCTGTCGAGCCTGCCGCTGTTGGTCAACGCGATGATCTACCTGGTGCTGGTGCCGATCCTGGTGTTCTTCTTCCTCAAGGATCGCGAGCTGATCAAGCGCTGGGTCAGCGGCTACCTGCCGCGCCAGCGGACCTTGCTCAACCGGGTGGGCAGCGAGATGAACCGGCAGATCGCCAACTACATCCGTGGCAAGGGCATCGAGATCCTGATCTGCGGCATCGCCACCTACATCGCCTTCATCAGCCTGGGGCTCAACTATGCCGCCTTGCTGGCGCTGCTGGTGGGGTTGTCGGTGGTGGTGCCCTACGTCGGCGCCGTGGTGGTGACGGTGCCGGTGACGTTCATCGCGCTGTTCCAGTGGGGATGGGGCGACCAGTTCATCTACCTGATGACGGTGTACGCGATCATCCAGGCGCTCGATGGCAACGTGCTGGTGCCGCTGCTGTTCTCCGAGGCGGTTAGCTTGCACCCGGTGGCGATCATCTGCGCGGTGCTGCTGTTCGGCGGGCTGTGGGGGTTCTGGGGGATCTTCTTCGCCATCCCGCTGGCGACGCTGATCAAGGCGGTGCTCGATGCCTGGCCCAGGCAGGAGCCTAGCGTTTCACCGTTGCTCTGA
- a CDS encoding glycine cleavage system protein R gives MSTPTVREQFLVISALGPNPMELANVLSRAAFENRCAVVTSRLSRHGETSALVLQVGGSWDALARLESTLPGLGKKHGLTLDVVRSADQEVRPQALPYVAYVSAAYRPDIINELCQFFLDHRVELEAMTCDTYLAPQTGSSMLNAQFTVILPAGTQISWLRDQFLDFADALNLDALIEPWRPQNPM, from the coding sequence ATGTCCACCCCCACCGTCCGCGAACAATTCCTTGTCATCAGTGCCCTGGGCCCCAATCCCATGGAACTGGCCAACGTTCTCAGCCGCGCTGCGTTCGAAAACCGCTGCGCGGTCGTTACCTCGCGCCTGAGCCGCCACGGCGAGACCAGCGCCCTGGTGTTGCAGGTCGGTGGTAGCTGGGACGCCCTGGCGCGTCTGGAGTCCACCCTGCCGGGCCTGGGCAAGAAGCACGGCCTGACCCTCGACGTGGTGCGCAGCGCCGACCAGGAGGTACGCCCCCAGGCCCTGCCCTACGTGGCCTACGTCAGTGCCGCCTATCGCCCGGACATCATCAACGAACTGTGCCAGTTCTTCCTCGACCACCGCGTCGAGCTCGAGGCGATGACCTGCGATACCTACCTGGCGCCGCAGACCGGCAGCAGCATGCTCAACGCCCAGTTCACCGTGATCCTGCCGGCCGGTACCCAGATCAGCTGGCTGCGCGACCAGTTCCTCGACTTTGCCGACGCCCTGAACCTGGACGCCCTGATCGAGCCTTGGCGCCCACAGAACCCAATGTAA